In one window of Nocardioides panacisoli DNA:
- a CDS encoding RNA polymerase sigma factor, translated as MFVSSHARKVPAPVLAHPAIAALVERATPIGSVTPEELRQACAEADVPVKSLKPLVGHLASLGIGVDVQGHDKAVAATSAKKTATKKAPAKKAAAKKAPAKKAAAKKAPAKKAAAKKAPAKKAAAKTAEVPPAEPAVDPAVEPDLDPTAEVVPDVEGDPDVEAAALQTPVGPDGKKALPDIPDDQFEADVKADPTIKRDEKEAESGAFVVSTVDDSDEPEQTVTVAGATADPVKDYLKQIGKVQLLNAAMEVELAKRIEAGLFAEEKVAKGGRISPQRLEELEWIIDDGQKAKNHLLEANLRLVVSLAKRYTGRGMLFLDLIQEGNLGLIRAVEKFDYTKGYKFSTYATWWIRQAITRAMADQARTIRIPVHMVEVINKLARVQRQMLQDLGREPTPEELAHELDMTPEKVVEVQKYGREPISLHTPLGEDGDSEFGDLIEDSEAIVPADAVSFTLLQEQLHAVLDTLSEREAGVVSMRFGLTDGQPKTLDEIGRVYGVTRERIRQIESKTMSKLRHPSRSQILRDYLE; from the coding sequence GTGTTCGTGTCCTCGCACGCACGCAAGGTTCCCGCTCCGGTGCTCGCGCACCCCGCCATCGCCGCCCTCGTCGAGCGGGCCACCCCGATCGGCAGTGTGACCCCGGAGGAGCTCCGGCAGGCCTGTGCTGAGGCCGACGTGCCCGTGAAGTCCCTCAAGCCGCTCGTCGGCCACCTCGCGTCGCTCGGCATCGGCGTCGACGTCCAGGGCCACGACAAGGCCGTCGCCGCGACCAGCGCGAAGAAGACCGCCACGAAGAAGGCGCCCGCGAAGAAGGCTGCAGCGAAGAAGGCCCCGGCCAAGAAGGCCGCCGCGAAGAAGGCGCCCGCCAAGAAGGCTGCGGCGAAGAAGGCCCCGGCCAAGAAGGCGGCCGCCAAGACCGCCGAGGTGCCGCCGGCCGAGCCCGCCGTCGACCCCGCGGTCGAGCCCGACCTCGACCCCACCGCCGAGGTCGTGCCCGACGTCGAGGGAGACCCCGACGTCGAGGCCGCCGCCCTGCAGACCCCCGTCGGCCCGGACGGCAAGAAGGCGCTGCCCGACATCCCCGACGACCAGTTCGAGGCCGACGTCAAGGCCGACCCCACGATCAAGCGCGACGAGAAGGAGGCCGAGTCCGGCGCCTTCGTCGTCTCCACCGTCGACGACAGCGACGAGCCCGAGCAGACCGTCACGGTCGCCGGTGCGACCGCGGACCCGGTCAAGGACTACCTCAAGCAGATCGGCAAGGTGCAGCTGCTCAACGCTGCGATGGAGGTCGAGCTGGCCAAGCGCATCGAGGCCGGCCTCTTCGCCGAGGAGAAGGTCGCCAAGGGCGGCCGCATCTCCCCGCAGCGCCTGGAGGAGCTGGAGTGGATCATCGATGACGGCCAGAAGGCCAAGAACCACCTGCTCGAGGCCAACCTCCGGCTCGTCGTCTCCCTCGCCAAGCGCTACACCGGCCGCGGCATGCTCTTCCTGGACCTCATCCAGGAGGGCAACCTCGGCCTGATCCGCGCGGTGGAAAAGTTCGACTACACCAAGGGCTACAAGTTCTCCACCTATGCGACCTGGTGGATCCGGCAGGCCATCACCCGTGCGATGGCCGACCAGGCCCGCACCATCCGCATCCCGGTGCACATGGTGGAGGTCATCAACAAGCTCGCCCGCGTCCAGCGGCAGATGCTGCAGGACCTCGGCCGCGAGCCCACCCCGGAGGAGCTCGCCCACGAGCTCGACATGACGCCGGAGAAGGTCGTCGAGGTGCAGAAGTACGGCCGCGAGCCGATCTCGCTGCACACCCCGCTGGGCGAGGACGGCGACTCCGAGTTCGGTGACCTCATCGAGGACTCCGAGGCCATCGTCCCCGCCGACGCCGTGAGTTTCACGCTGCTGCAGGAGCAGCTCCACGCCGTGCTCGACACGCTCTCCGAGCGCGAGGCCGGCGTGGTGAGCATGCGCTTCGGCCTGACCGACGGTCAGCCCAAGACGCTGGACGAGATCGGCCGCGTCTACGGCGTCACCCGCGAGCGCATCCGCCAGATCGAGTCCAAGACGATGTCGAAGCTGCGCCACCCGAGCCGTTCGCAGATCCTGCGCGACTATTTGGAGTGA
- a CDS encoding tyrosine-type recombinase/integrase, with the protein MTHSPADAAALAESWQVSLRAERKSPQTLKSYETSVRRYLDWCTEQDRAPFDRTSLNAWIADLIESGSAPATARSRQLGVRRFAAWATEEDELEADPFLGVKAPKLDEAVVEPLSDDELRALLKTCTVPRGTDTKAALRHRRDEAIIRFMFETGARAGEVVAMELDDLDLKEQLATIRRGKGGKGRVVPFGPDAARALDRYVRLRRGHRLAADPALWLGDRGKRYSYDALHNSLGQRADEAGIVGFTPHKLRHTAAHRWLAAGGSETGLMAVAGWTRHDMLQRYTKAQAASRAAEEARGLNLGEL; encoded by the coding sequence GTGACGCACTCTCCAGCCGATGCCGCCGCACTCGCCGAGTCCTGGCAGGTATCGCTGCGAGCCGAGCGCAAGAGCCCACAGACGCTCAAGTCCTACGAGACCAGCGTCCGCCGCTACCTCGACTGGTGCACCGAGCAGGACCGCGCTCCGTTCGACCGCACTAGCCTCAATGCTTGGATCGCCGACCTGATCGAGTCCGGCTCGGCGCCGGCCACCGCTCGCTCCCGACAGCTCGGCGTCCGCAGGTTCGCCGCCTGGGCCACAGAGGAGGACGAGCTCGAGGCCGACCCATTCCTCGGCGTGAAGGCACCCAAGCTGGACGAGGCCGTCGTGGAACCACTGAGTGACGACGAGTTGCGGGCACTGCTCAAGACCTGCACCGTCCCGCGCGGCACCGACACCAAGGCCGCGCTGCGCCACCGACGCGACGAGGCCATCATCCGCTTCATGTTCGAGACCGGAGCCCGTGCCGGGGAAGTGGTCGCGATGGAGCTCGACGACCTAGACCTCAAGGAACAGCTCGCCACCATCCGCCGCGGGAAGGGCGGAAAGGGCCGCGTGGTGCCGTTCGGTCCCGACGCCGCCCGCGCACTGGATCGCTACGTGCGCCTGCGCCGTGGACACCGCCTCGCTGCCGACCCCGCCCTGTGGTTGGGCGATCGCGGCAAGCGCTACTCCTACGACGCCCTGCACAACAGCCTCGGGCAGCGTGCCGACGAGGCCGGGATCGTCGGCTTCACGCCACACAAGCTCCGCCACACGGCCGCGCATCGTTGGCTCGCCGCTGGGGGCTCCGAGACCGGCCTCATGGCCGTCGCCGGCTGGACCCGCCACGACATGCTCCAGCGCTACACCAAGGCCCAGGCTGCCTCCCGCGCAGCCGAGGAAGCCCGCGGTCTGAACTTGGGGGAGTTGTAG
- a CDS encoding DUF6318 family protein: MVRRPYAATAALALALTAAGCGNDAPAEEPEASSTPPTSAASSPSPTDEPTEKALGPLQTVRAWVKAYNRTVDTGDPMDVRELTAAACETCENLLAPVLETHSNGGSYDDPGWKVIDVSRDRDWPDSRTVAAAIRFPAGQVTKSSGAKPKSYPAEDHIISFELQGGDSEWRISEIVFLE, from the coding sequence ATGGTGCGCAGGCCGTACGCCGCCACCGCCGCGCTCGCCCTCGCCCTCACGGCGGCCGGCTGCGGCAACGACGCCCCCGCCGAGGAACCCGAGGCGTCCAGTACGCCGCCCACCTCGGCCGCCTCCTCCCCCAGCCCCACCGATGAGCCGACCGAGAAGGCTCTTGGTCCGTTGCAAACGGTGCGGGCATGGGTGAAGGCGTATAACCGAACGGTCGACACAGGCGATCCGATGGACGTGCGTGAACTCACTGCAGCGGCCTGCGAGACGTGCGAGAACCTGCTCGCGCCGGTGCTTGAAACACACAGCAACGGTGGGTCCTACGACGACCCAGGCTGGAAGGTCATCGACGTCTCCCGCGACCGGGACTGGCCAGACTCACGCACGGTCGCCGCAGCGATTCGATTCCCCGCGGGCCAAGTCACTAAGAGTTCGGGAGCAAAGCCGAAGTCCTACCCCGCTGAGGACCACATCATCTCGTTCGAGCTGCAGGGGGGTGACAGCGAATGGCGCATCTCCGAAATCGTGTTCTTGGAGTGA
- a CDS encoding PKD domain-containing protein, with product MIVVFTSLSAVAITVSDGMNRRAIANHCHTKTVTKIVKDEPVATAVKVCGPSSAHGYSSGAETSAQSPQEFETSEPSSCEYWANEYDLAIGDDFQCGDHILLEGDEETAAPQLTPGLIRQAVDSFEIPAPEMVIQPPDGETLVNFDTNFYTESEVLRRSTTLLGQSIEFRIIPQSYTWRFGDGSARTTQTPGAPYPALDVTHRYLQKGTFQPQLTTTYTAEYRVNGGGWATVPGELTVADAPQSLEATTASPVLVAPDGN from the coding sequence GTGATCGTCGTCTTCACTAGCCTCTCGGCCGTCGCGATCACCGTGAGCGACGGTATGAACCGGCGTGCAATCGCCAACCATTGCCACACGAAGACCGTCACCAAGATCGTGAAGGACGAGCCTGTGGCAACCGCAGTAAAGGTCTGTGGTCCATCGAGTGCCCACGGCTACTCGTCTGGAGCGGAGACTAGTGCACAGTCACCCCAAGAGTTCGAGACCAGCGAGCCGAGCTCCTGCGAGTACTGGGCAAACGAGTACGACTTGGCAATCGGTGACGACTTCCAATGCGGCGACCACATCCTCCTCGAAGGCGACGAAGAAACTGCCGCACCCCAGCTCACGCCGGGCCTGATCCGGCAGGCGGTGGACTCGTTCGAGATCCCGGCCCCGGAGATGGTGATCCAGCCGCCGGACGGCGAGACGCTGGTCAACTTCGACACGAACTTCTACACCGAGTCCGAGGTGCTGCGCCGCAGCACGACCCTGCTGGGTCAGTCGATCGAGTTCCGGATCATTCCGCAGTCCTACACCTGGCGCTTCGGTGACGGCAGCGCACGGACGACGCAGACGCCGGGCGCGCCGTACCCGGCGCTGGACGTGACCCACCGCTACCTGCAGAAGGGCACCTTCCAGCCGCAGCTGACAACGACGTACACGGCGGAGTACCGGGTCAACGGCGGCGGCTGGGCCACCGTGCCGGGCGAGCTCACCGTCGCGGATGCGCCGCAGTCGCTGGAGGCGACCACGGCCTCCCCCGTGCTGGTCGCACCGGACGGGAAC
- a CDS encoding WhiB family transcriptional regulator, with the protein MTNRLGLKPDAAPRFIELLHLVDQNTPCVVDPAPFSSDDRAERAEAAEACQWCPALEACAAYADAQRETWHVWAGVDRTPKPRASKKEQAA; encoded by the coding sequence ATGACCAACCGACTGGGCCTCAAGCCCGACGCCGCACCTCGATTCATCGAACTGCTCCACCTCGTCGACCAGAACACGCCCTGTGTCGTCGACCCGGCCCCGTTCTCATCCGACGACCGGGCAGAGCGTGCCGAGGCCGCCGAGGCGTGCCAGTGGTGCCCAGCCCTCGAGGCGTGCGCCGCCTACGCCGATGCCCAGCGCGAGACCTGGCACGTGTGGGCCGGCGTCGACCGCACACCCAAACCCCGAGCTTCCAAGAAGGAGCAAGCCGCATGA
- a CDS encoding HhH-GPD-type base excision DNA repair protein: MAIHITGDEAADQLLTDSPFALLAGMMLDQQYPMEHAFRGGAKVKDRFGNFDPTAIAGADPEEFKEICATTPAIHRFPGSMAGRLQDLARIVVEEYDGRTERIWTEAADAKDLAKRLKALPGFGPQKVKIFVALLAKQLDVRPDGWEAVAGDYALEGHRSVADVVDPDSLQKVRDYKKEKKAAAKAG, translated from the coding sequence ATGGCCATCCACATCACCGGCGACGAGGCCGCCGACCAGCTGCTGACCGACTCACCCTTCGCGCTGCTCGCCGGCATGATGCTGGACCAGCAGTACCCGATGGAGCATGCCTTCCGCGGCGGCGCCAAGGTCAAGGACCGCTTCGGCAACTTCGACCCGACCGCGATCGCGGGTGCGGACCCGGAGGAGTTCAAGGAGATCTGCGCGACGACGCCGGCGATCCACCGGTTCCCCGGCTCCATGGCCGGCCGTCTGCAGGACCTCGCCCGCATCGTCGTCGAGGAGTACGACGGCCGCACTGAGCGGATCTGGACCGAGGCCGCCGACGCCAAGGACCTGGCCAAACGGCTCAAGGCGCTGCCCGGGTTCGGCCCGCAGAAGGTGAAGATCTTCGTCGCGCTCCTCGCCAAGCAGCTCGACGTACGCCCCGACGGGTGGGAGGCCGTCGCGGGCGACTACGCACTGGAGGGCCACCGCTCCGTCGCGGACGTCGTGGACCCCGACAGCCTGCAGAAGGTGCGCGACTACAAGAAGGAGAAGAAGGCGGCCGCGAAGGCCGGCTGA